A DNA window from Gammaproteobacteria bacterium contains the following coding sequences:
- a CDS encoding DUF1552 domain-containing protein, with protein MHFITGKHIPRRTFLRGVGATVALPMLDAMIPAGRTWSRAARNDDPTRLIAIEIVHGSAGANEWGATQNLWSPAATGSDFDLGPSSLAPLERYRDYLTIFSNTDVANAEAYQPKEIGGDHFRSSAVFLTQAHPKQTEASDVYVGTSLDQLHARRFGQETPIPSMQLCIENVDQAGGCAYGYACVYTDTISWASPTEPLPMIRDPRIAFDQLFGAGGTAEERAARRRTSRSILDWIARDVARLKQDLRPSDRQRIDQYLENVREIERRIERIEAHNTSGEPRELPEAPAGVPDSFTEHVETMFDLQALAFASDMTRVFSFKLGRDASSRVYPESGTDKPFHPASHHGGNPQGVLDFATINKYHVSMLPYLMDRLRENMEGDTHLLDKTMIVYGSPMADGNLHNHRRCPLITLGGSNGKVQGNLHLKAPDGTPMANVMLSLLHALGHDDVTSFGDSTSAFPLGMPGVLAAQSSS; from the coding sequence ATGCACTTCATCACCGGAAAGCACATCCCCCGGCGCACCTTCCTGCGGGGCGTGGGCGCCACCGTCGCGCTGCCCATGCTCGACGCCATGATCCCGGCGGGCCGCACCTGGTCGCGGGCGGCACGCAACGACGATCCCACCCGGCTCATTGCCATCGAGATCGTCCACGGGTCGGCCGGCGCCAACGAGTGGGGCGCCACCCAGAACCTCTGGTCTCCCGCCGCGACGGGGAGCGACTTCGATCTGGGCCCCAGTTCGCTCGCCCCGCTGGAGCGCTATCGCGACTACCTGACGATCTTCAGCAACACCGACGTCGCGAACGCCGAGGCCTACCAGCCCAAGGAGATCGGCGGCGACCACTTCCGGTCGAGCGCCGTCTTCCTCACGCAGGCGCACCCCAAGCAGACCGAGGCCTCCGACGTCTACGTCGGCACCTCGCTCGACCAGTTGCACGCCCGGCGCTTCGGGCAGGAGACGCCGATCCCGTCCATGCAGCTCTGCATCGAGAACGTGGATCAGGCCGGCGGGTGTGCGTACGGCTACGCCTGCGTCTACACCGACACCATCAGTTGGGCCTCCCCCACCGAGCCGCTGCCGATGATCCGCGATCCGCGCATCGCGTTCGACCAGCTCTTCGGCGCAGGCGGAACCGCGGAGGAGCGCGCCGCCCGGCGCCGCACCAGCCGCAGCATCCTCGACTGGATCGCCCGCGACGTGGCCAGGTTGAAGCAGGATCTCCGGCCCTCGGACCGGCAGCGCATCGACCAGTACCTGGAGAACGTGCGCGAGATCGAACGCCGCATCGAGCGCATCGAGGCGCACAACACCAGCGGAGAGCCGCGGGAGCTCCCCGAAGCCCCCGCCGGGGTCCCGGACTCCTTCACCGAGCACGTCGAGACGATGTTCGACCTGCAGGCGCTGGCCTTCGCCTCCGACATGACGCGCGTCTTCTCCTTCAAGCTGGGAAGGGACGCCTCTTCGCGGGTCTATCCCGAGAGCGGCACCGACAAGCCCTTCCATCCGGCGTCGCACCACGGCGGAAACCCGCAGGGGGTGCTCGACTTCGCCACGATCAACAAGTACCACGTGAGCATGCTGCCCTACCTCATGGACCGCCTGCGCGAGAACATGGAGGGCGACACGCACCTGCTCGACAAGACCATGATCGTCTACGGCTCGCCCATGGCCGACGGGAACCTGCACAACCACCGCAGATGCCCGCTGATCACCCTGGGCGGGTCCAACGGCAAGGTCCAGGGCAACCTGCATCTCAAGGCTCCCGACGGTACGCCCATGGCCAACGTCATGCTGAGCCTGCTGCACGCCCTCGGCCACGACGACGTGACCAGCTTCGGCGACAGCACCAGCGCGTTCCCTCTGGGGATGCCGGGCGTGCTGGCCGCACAAAGCAGCTCTTGA
- a CDS encoding ankyrin repeat domain-containing protein, translating into MIQLPRTIATLLLTLVVLAAAPPPDSPVADAAMRGDLDAVRSLINQGADVNGAQGDGMTALHWAAENGSAATAELLLSAGANLSAVTRLGGYTPLHLAAKAGSAEVVRAFLEAGSNPRAATTTGGATALHFAAAAGSGEAVETLIDHGADPNATESAWGQTPLMFAAATDRAGAIHALIDGGADPSMTARVIDIAARDGEDREAQRRRDERVEALQQLQGGTGGGRPAQAQPEPTVSTLLNPDEPPPSLARDLDRTVPQPLSHADLVGHYGGLTALLMAVRDGRRAAAEALLDRGADIDRVSAGDGTSPLLMATLNGHFDLARVLFERGADITLASDAGATPLYGVLNTQWIPKSRHPQPTDYTQQETTYLDLMEAFLEGGADPNVRLHKTLWYTEFGRSFLSVDRMGATPFWRAAFALDVTAMKLLVAHGADPHIPTVNAPRRFRRGGRADMSGLPPVPIGGPGSWPIHAASGITYGEGFAANVHRHVPEAWVPAVRYLVEELGADVNARDRNGYTAVHHAAARGDNELILYLVSQGADVTAVSRSGQTTADMANGPVQRILPFPSTVELLESLGSHNNNNCVAC; encoded by the coding sequence ATGATACAGCTTCCGCGCACGATTGCCACGCTGCTTCTGACCCTCGTGGTCCTGGCCGCCGCGCCGCCGCCGGACTCCCCGGTCGCGGACGCCGCCATGCGCGGCGACCTGGATGCGGTGCGCTCGCTGATCAACCAGGGTGCCGACGTCAACGGTGCCCAGGGCGATGGCATGACCGCGCTGCACTGGGCGGCCGAGAACGGCAGCGCCGCCACCGCCGAACTGCTGCTCAGCGCCGGAGCGAACCTGTCCGCGGTCACCCGGCTGGGCGGCTACACCCCCCTGCACCTGGCGGCCAAGGCCGGAAGCGCGGAAGTCGTGCGTGCGTTTCTCGAGGCGGGATCGAACCCGCGCGCCGCCACCACCACCGGAGGCGCCACCGCGCTGCACTTCGCCGCCGCCGCCGGCAGCGGTGAAGCCGTAGAGACGCTGATCGACCACGGCGCAGATCCGAACGCGACGGAATCCGCTTGGGGGCAGACGCCCCTCATGTTCGCGGCGGCGACCGACCGCGCCGGAGCCATCCACGCCCTCATCGACGGCGGGGCGGATCCCTCCATGACCGCCCGCGTGATCGACATCGCGGCGCGTGACGGAGAAGACCGCGAGGCGCAGCGACGCCGCGACGAGCGGGTGGAGGCGCTACAGCAGCTGCAGGGCGGGACCGGCGGCGGGCGCCCTGCCCAGGCCCAGCCCGAGCCCACGGTCAGCACCCTCCTGAACCCGGACGAGCCCCCGCCATCGCTGGCGCGCGACCTTGACCGGACGGTGCCCCAGCCGCTCTCCCACGCGGACCTGGTCGGCCACTACGGCGGGCTCACCGCGCTGCTGATGGCCGTGCGCGACGGCCGGCGTGCCGCCGCCGAGGCGCTCCTCGACCGGGGTGCCGACATCGACCGGGTGAGCGCCGGAGACGGTACCAGCCCGCTCCTCATGGCCACGCTGAACGGGCACTTCGACCTTGCCCGGGTCCTTTTCGAGCGCGGCGCCGACATCACCCTGGCGAGCGACGCCGGGGCGACCCCCCTGTACGGGGTCCTCAACACCCAGTGGATCCCCAAGTCACGGCATCCGCAGCCGACCGACTACACCCAGCAGGAGACCACCTACCTGGATTTGATGGAAGCCTTCCTGGAGGGTGGCGCCGACCCCAACGTGCGCCTCCACAAGACCCTGTGGTACACGGAGTTCGGGCGCAGCTTCCTGAGCGTCGACCGCATGGGCGCGACGCCCTTCTGGAGAGCGGCATTCGCTCTTGACGTCACGGCGATGAAGCTGCTGGTGGCGCACGGGGCCGACCCCCACATCCCCACGGTGAACGCCCCGAGGCGCTTCCGCCGCGGCGGCCGTGCCGACATGTCCGGGCTGCCCCCCGTCCCGATCGGCGGACCAGGTTCCTGGCCCATCCACGCGGCGTCGGGCATCACCTACGGCGAAGGCTTCGCCGCCAACGTCCACCGCCACGTACCCGAGGCGTGGGTTCCCGCGGTGCGCTACCTGGTCGAGGAGCTGGGCGCCGACGTAAACGCCCGCGACCGCAACGGCTACACCGCCGTGCACCACGCCGCCGCCCGGGGAGACAACGAGCTGATCCTCTACCTGGTCAGCCAGGGCGCCGACGTCACCGCCGTGAGCCGGAGCGGCCAGACCACCGCCGACATGGCGAACGGTCCGGTACAGCGCATCCTGCCCTTCCCGAGCACGGTCGAACTGCTCGAGTCGCTCGGATCCCACAACAACAACAACTGCGTCGCCTGCTGA